From a region of the Methanoculleus receptaculi genome:
- a CDS encoding DUF655 domain-containing protein — protein sequence MRAEKKEVNAVVLDVLPMGYMSADQRPGYRREPVVQAVGTDQFKLLELVPKPGADIQIHDRVYIGDEERDKIERVKRRIGYEDLTATAKLELPFVVEQIVRENEQRFVDFFNKSVPITPKFHMLHLLPGIGKKLLWEILEERGKKPFESFEDISRRIRLLSHPDRMIVTRILREIEDPNEKYHVFTSR from the coding sequence ATGAGAGCCGAAAAGAAAGAGGTGAACGCGGTAGTTCTCGATGTCCTTCCTATGGGTTATATGAGTGCTGACCAGCGGCCGGGCTACAGGCGCGAACCGGTCGTCCAGGCGGTCGGCACCGACCAGTTCAAACTGCTCGAACTCGTTCCGAAACCAGGCGCGGATATCCAGATCCACGACCGCGTCTACATCGGGGATGAGGAGCGTGATAAGATCGAGCGTGTCAAGCGGCGTATCGGCTACGAGGATCTGACGGCGACAGCAAAACTCGAACTGCCTTTCGTGGTCGAGCAGATCGTCCGCGAGAACGAGCAGCGGTTCGTTGATTTCTTCAATAAGTCCGTTCCGATCACACCGAAGTTCCACATGCTGCACCTTCTCCCTGGTATCGGGAAGAAACTGCTCTGGGAGATCCTGGAAGAGCGGGGGAAGAAACCGTTTGAGAGTTTTGAGGATATCTCCAGGCGGATCAGGTTGCTTTCCCACCCGGATAGGATGATCGTCACCCGGATCCTGCGCGAGATCGAGGATCCGAACGAGAAGTATCACGTCTTTACATCGAGATGA
- a CDS encoding RNA polymerase Rpb4 family protein yields the protein MKVKRVVSEERILLPDVRDILLAVEAARLESGDEMSYELRKSIEHANHLSKTSAEKARALVAELMKLEKMKEDIAYRIANLMPRTRDELRAIYAKERFNLTTEELDEILELVMTHF from the coding sequence ATGAAGGTAAAACGAGTCGTAAGTGAAGAGCGGATACTGCTCCCCGATGTGAGGGATATTCTCCTCGCCGTGGAGGCCGCCCGGCTTGAGTCGGGGGATGAGATGTCATACGAGCTCCGTAAGAGCATTGAGCACGCCAATCACCTCTCAAAGACGTCTGCCGAGAAAGCCCGCGCCCTTGTTGCCGAGTTGATGAAACTCGAGAAGATGAAAGAGGATATCGCCTACCGCATCGCGAACCTGATGCCGCGAACCAGGGATGAACTGCGGGCCATCTACGCAAAAGAACGTTTCAATCTGACGACGGAAGAGCTGGACGAGATCCTCGAACTGGTAATGACCCATTTCTAA
- a CDS encoding 50S ribosomal protein L21e: MAHHNGPRKKTRYKFKKDLRKRGIPPVTSVIQDFEIGQRVHVVVEPSVQKGMPHRRFHGKTGTVIGRRGRAWVLEVRDGNTIKQVIARPQHLKAQKL; encoded by the coding sequence ATGGCACATCACAATGGACCACGCAAGAAGACGCGGTATAAGTTCAAGAAGGACCTTAGAAAACGTGGCATCCCTCCAGTAACCTCTGTGATCCAGGACTTTGAGATCGGGCAGAGGGTGCACGTAGTGGTCGAACCGAGCGTCCAGAAGGGGATGCCCCACCGGCGGTTCCACGGGAAGACCGGTACTGTTATCGGGCGGCGTGGACGTGCATGGGTGCTCGAGGTCAGGGACGGCAATACGATAAAACAGGTTATTGCAAGACCGCAACACCTGAAAGCGCAGAAATTATAA
- a CDS encoding tRNA pseudouridine(54/55) synthase Pus10, translating into MGITEEVEAILEYGEICDHCLGRFYGKRSFGLTNDERGRALRIACEVSGNRPHREPDPASCWVCGGELSRIDDWAEKVAGALSGIEFETFLIGTRVPPLVAESEEMVWSDLTLHDPEPLKAEMNREVGKAVSGLTGKNADLKNPDVVAILDLSEGTVEVQVNPVFFAGRYLKYERGIPQTHWDCRACRGAGCERCNYTGKQYLDSVEELIGRPAVEVFEAKNAILHGAGREDIDARMLGSGRPFVMEIEAPRKRSVDLAVLEEKINRDAAGRVAVRLDGWADRKMVQSIKSDKGHKRYRILVEIDGSVTPDEFRAALDQLKGATIRQRTPTRVSHRRADKVRERRVLDIECTGGVDGRYWVEVAGEAGLYIKELVSGDTGRTRPSLAQILGRTAHVVSLDVVQVETANEYGE; encoded by the coding sequence TTGGGTATAACTGAAGAGGTAGAAGCAATCCTTGAGTACGGTGAGATCTGCGACCATTGTCTCGGGCGGTTCTACGGCAAGAGGTCATTTGGGCTGACCAACGATGAGAGGGGCCGGGCGCTCCGGATCGCCTGCGAGGTCTCGGGAAACAGACCGCACCGGGAGCCGGATCCGGCCTCCTGCTGGGTCTGTGGCGGCGAACTCTCCAGGATCGATGACTGGGCAGAAAAGGTTGCCGGGGCTTTATCGGGTATTGAGTTCGAGACCTTCCTTATAGGGACGAGGGTGCCGCCGCTTGTTGCGGAGAGCGAAGAGATGGTCTGGAGCGACCTTACCCTTCACGACCCCGAGCCGCTCAAAGCCGAGATGAACAGGGAGGTGGGAAAGGCTGTGTCGGGGCTCACCGGGAAGAACGCCGACCTTAAAAACCCTGACGTTGTTGCAATCCTCGATCTCAGCGAGGGCACTGTCGAGGTGCAGGTCAACCCGGTCTTCTTTGCCGGACGGTACCTGAAGTATGAGCGCGGGATTCCGCAGACCCACTGGGACTGCCGGGCGTGCCGCGGAGCGGGGTGCGAGCGGTGCAACTACACCGGAAAACAGTATCTCGACTCCGTTGAGGAACTGATAGGCCGGCCGGCGGTCGAGGTCTTTGAGGCGAAGAACGCGATCCTGCACGGGGCAGGACGGGAGGACATCGACGCCAGGATGCTTGGTTCCGGGCGTCCATTTGTGATGGAGATCGAGGCGCCCCGGAAGCGGTCGGTGGATCTCGCGGTGCTTGAGGAGAAGATAAACAGGGATGCTGCCGGGCGCGTGGCTGTCCGCCTTGATGGCTGGGCTGACCGGAAGATGGTGCAAAGCATTAAATCAGACAAAGGGCATAAGAGATACAGGATCCTGGTTGAGATCGACGGTTCTGTAACACCAGACGAGTTCAGGGCAGCCCTCGACCAGTTAAAAGGTGCAACGATACGGCAGCGCACCCCGACAAGGGTGTCGCACCGGCGGGCAGATAAAGTTCGGGAACGGCGGGTCCTCGATATCGAGTGTACTGGTGGCGTTGACGGCAGATACTGGGTAGAAGTCGCCGGTGAAGCGGGTCTCTACATCAAGGAACTGGTATCGGGTGACACCGGCAGAACCAGGCCCAGCCTTGCCCAGATCCTGGGGCGCACCGCACATGTAGTCAGCCTCGATGTGGTGCAGGTCGAAACAGCAAACGAGTATGGTGAGTAA
- the trmY gene encoding tRNA (pseudouridine(54)-N(1))-methyltransferase TrmY — translation MKRFAIVGHVAETGGTFSLNDLPGSGGRMDVLCRCVNSSLFLSHDLRRDVECYLVLCGEPDPEKTILFRGSGVRHLSPDERSSAAFIKKALSIPCGDEFRESTPGVYVRRGGLSRLLAEIPFAVLDEAGEDLRRVPELPENYLLSDHQNFTPAEEEAIAGAARYSVGPRSLHADHAITVLLNEIDRRESGWV, via the coding sequence ATGAAACGGTTCGCCATCGTGGGTCACGTCGCCGAAACAGGCGGCACCTTCAGCCTGAACGATCTCCCCGGTAGCGGCGGGAGGATGGACGTTCTCTGCCGCTGTGTCAACTCCTCGTTATTCCTCTCCCACGACCTGCGGCGGGATGTGGAGTGTTACCTCGTCCTCTGCGGGGAGCCGGATCCGGAGAAGACCATTCTATTTCGCGGGAGCGGGGTGCGCCACCTCTCGCCGGACGAACGGAGCAGCGCTGCCTTCATCAAGAAGGCTCTCTCGATCCCCTGCGGGGATGAGTTCCGGGAGTCGACACCGGGGGTCTACGTCCGCCGCGGCGGACTTTCACGGCTGCTTGCAGAGATCCCGTTTGCGGTGCTCGACGAGGCCGGGGAGGATCTCAGGAGGGTTCCAGAACTCCCGGAGAACTATCTCCTATCAGATCACCAGAACTTTACGCCGGCGGAGGAAGAGGCCATCGCCGGGGCTGCCCGCTACTCGGTCGGACCGCGGTCGCTGCATGCCGATCATGCCATCACAGTCCTCTTAAACGAGATTGACCGGAGGGAGTCAGGTTGGGTATAA
- a CDS encoding signal recognition particle protein Srp54, whose translation MLETLGNSLKDAVKKLSGKTVIDRAAVDELVRDLQRALLSADVNVKLVMQLSQSVKKRALEEEPPKGMGVRAHVLRIVYQELVRLMGRPGEVSLEPQTILMAGLQGSGKTTTTAKLARYFQRKGLRTGVICADTFRPGAYDQLKTLCDRISVPCFGKPGEPDALAIVREGLSAFRRQYEVIIIDTQGRHALEENLIEEIIQINEIAHPDHRWLVIDAALGQQASEQARRFHEAIGIDGVIVTKMDGTAKGGGALSAVAETRSGIVFIGSGETIEDLERFDPDGFISRLLGMGDLKAFVERAEEAVLNDEIDVNAMLKGKFTLRDMYKQLEALNRMGPLKQIMSMLPLGGMQIPDDAYDITSTKMQRYRVIMDSMTPSELDDPSIIGSSRVQRIARGAGVTPEDVRELIKYYKIMQRALKGMRGMDGGRFNMQRMMKKFGGPGK comes from the coding sequence ATGCTCGAGACCCTGGGCAACTCATTGAAGGACGCAGTCAAGAAACTCTCCGGAAAGACCGTGATCGATCGGGCAGCGGTCGATGAACTGGTGCGCGATCTCCAGCGGGCTCTCCTCTCCGCCGATGTCAACGTCAAACTGGTGATGCAACTCTCTCAGTCGGTCAAGAAACGCGCTCTCGAGGAGGAGCCCCCGAAAGGGATGGGTGTCCGGGCGCATGTTCTCCGGATCGTCTACCAGGAACTTGTTAGATTGATGGGCCGACCCGGCGAGGTCTCGCTTGAGCCCCAGACGATCCTTATGGCAGGGCTGCAGGGGAGTGGTAAGACAACAACAACGGCGAAACTTGCCCGATATTTCCAGCGCAAAGGGTTGCGGACAGGGGTGATCTGCGCCGATACGTTTCGGCCTGGCGCCTACGACCAGTTAAAGACTCTCTGTGATCGGATCAGCGTTCCATGCTTTGGTAAACCGGGGGAGCCTGACGCTCTTGCGATAGTCCGTGAAGGTCTCTCTGCGTTTCGCAGGCAGTATGAGGTGATCATCATCGATACCCAGGGTCGGCACGCCCTGGAGGAGAATCTGATCGAGGAGATCATCCAGATTAACGAGATCGCGCACCCGGATCACAGGTGGCTCGTGATCGATGCAGCGCTTGGACAGCAGGCAAGCGAGCAGGCCCGCCGGTTCCACGAGGCTATCGGGATAGACGGCGTCATAGTCACCAAGATGGACGGCACCGCAAAGGGCGGCGGGGCTCTCTCTGCGGTCGCTGAGACCCGGAGCGGGATCGTCTTTATCGGGAGCGGTGAGACGATCGAGGATCTCGAGAGGTTCGATCCCGATGGTTTCATCTCGCGGCTGCTCGGGATGGGCGACCTGAAGGCGTTTGTTGAGCGTGCCGAAGAGGCGGTTTTGAACGATGAGATCGATGTAAACGCGATGCTCAAGGGGAAGTTCACACTCCGGGATATGTACAAACAGCTCGAGGCGTTGAACAGGATGGGCCCTCTCAAACAGATCATGAGCATGCTTCCGCTGGGGGGCATGCAGATCCCGGACGATGCCTACGATATCACCAGCACCAAGATGCAGCGTTATCGGGTGATCATGGACTCGATGACGCCCTCGGAGCTCGACGACCCGTCGATCATAGGGAGTTCGCGCGTCCAGCGGATTGCCCGCGGCGCCGGGGTGACACCCGAGGATGTCCGGGAACTTATAAAATACTACAAGATAATGCAGCGCGCTTTAAAGGGAATGCGTGGCATGGACGGGGGCAGGTTCAACATGCAGCGCATGATGAAGAAGTTCGGCGGACCGGGTAAATGA
- the ftsY gene encoding signal recognition particle-docking protein FtsY, with the protein MFDSLKNKLQNIRTKFASNIEEAAGAEVEPPQPPGKAEAAPPLPRSEPPAEAEEREKPTLISRVKVFVREREILIQEKDIEEPLSELEMVLLENDVALPVTDEIISRMRAELVGRHRRIGDSVDDLVVSTLRSALCGVLGEGFDLLRYVEEHERPVKILFTGVNGTGKTTTVAKVGHYLQKNGFSVVIGAGDTFRAGAIEQIVTHADRLGIRVVRHQPGADPSAVLFDAVQYAKAHNIDVVLADTAGRFHNRANLMNQLEKIRRVMKPDLVVYVDEAVAGNDAVIRADEFNRTVGTDAVVLTKADMDPRGGAAISIAHTVGKPILFLGTGQGYDDIMPFEPRAMVDELLGR; encoded by the coding sequence ATGTTTGACTCTTTAAAGAATAAACTTCAGAATATCCGGACTAAATTTGCCTCGAATATCGAGGAGGCCGCCGGCGCAGAGGTTGAACCCCCGCAACCCCCGGGGAAGGCGGAGGCTGCGCCCCCTCTCCCCAGGTCAGAACCCCCTGCAGAGGCGGAGGAACGGGAGAAGCCCACCCTCATAAGCAGGGTGAAGGTCTTCGTCAGGGAGCGGGAGATCCTTATCCAGGAGAAGGATATCGAGGAACCGCTCTCTGAACTTGAGATGGTTCTCCTGGAGAACGATGTTGCCCTCCCGGTCACGGATGAGATCATCTCCCGGATGCGGGCGGAGCTGGTTGGCCGGCACCGGAGGATCGGCGACTCTGTGGACGACCTGGTTGTGTCGACGCTGCGTTCGGCCCTCTGCGGTGTGCTGGGGGAGGGGTTTGACCTCCTGCGCTACGTCGAGGAACACGAACGCCCGGTGAAGATCCTCTTCACCGGCGTGAACGGGACAGGAAAGACGACAACCGTTGCAAAGGTAGGTCACTACCTGCAGAAGAACGGGTTCTCGGTTGTGATCGGTGCCGGGGACACCTTCCGGGCCGGCGCGATCGAGCAGATCGTTACCCATGCTGACCGTCTTGGCATCAGGGTTGTCCGCCATCAGCCCGGTGCCGACCCTTCTGCTGTTCTATTTGACGCTGTTCAGTATGCAAAGGCGCACAACATCGATGTGGTCCTGGCCGATACGGCCGGGCGTTTCCACAACCGGGCAAACCTTATGAACCAGCTGGAGAAGATCCGGCGGGTGATGAAACCGGATCTCGTCGTCTACGTCGATGAGGCGGTGGCCGGGAACGATGCGGTCATCCGGGCCGATGAGTTCAACAGGACAGTCGGCACCGATGCGGTCGTCCTGACCAAGGCGGATATGGATCCCCGTGGTGGCGCGGCGATATCGATCGCACACACCGTTGGAAAACCGATCCTCTTCCTGGGGACGGGGCAGGGGTATGACGACATCATGCCGTTTGAGCCCCGGGCGATGGTCGACGAACTGCTGGGGAGGTGA
- the pfdA gene encoding prefoldin subunit alpha: MSDVEKVDPREIQTLQVYLNEYAQQIEILTEQLSMIEQQRIEAAAAIETLRAIQENEDATVLLPVGGGALLRVKVLDTGHAIVNIGADVSVERSTEDAANYLEGRITELEALGKKVAGSLEQLQARATEISRRLEAAQRAAQQAQAGQGGS, from the coding sequence GTGAGTGACGTGGAGAAGGTTGACCCTCGCGAGATACAGACCCTCCAGGTTTACTTAAACGAGTACGCGCAGCAGATCGAGATCCTGACAGAGCAACTCTCGATGATCGAGCAGCAGCGGATTGAGGCTGCCGCTGCCATCGAGACCCTCCGTGCGATCCAGGAGAACGAAGACGCCACCGTCCTTCTCCCGGTCGGCGGCGGGGCTCTTCTGCGGGTGAAAGTTCTTGATACCGGGCATGCAATCGTGAACATCGGGGCGGACGTCTCTGTTGAGAGGTCTACAGAGGATGCGGCGAACTACCTTGAAGGCCGGATAACTGAACTTGAGGCGCTGGGAAAGAAGGTCGCAGGTTCGCTTGAGCAGTTGCAGGCACGGGCCACGGAGATATCCCGGCGCCTTGAGGCGGCGCAACGAGCGGCCCAGCAGGCTCAGGCAGGCCAGGGCGGAAGTTGA
- the rpl18a gene encoding 50S ribosomal protein L18Ae: MENQYFEIVGACRIDNDWKPFRKVVAAANENLARERVFTDIGSKHHLKRNYIKIESVNVVAGE; this comes from the coding sequence ATGGAGAACCAGTATTTTGAGATTGTAGGTGCGTGCAGGATCGATAACGACTGGAAGCCGTTTCGCAAGGTTGTCGCTGCAGCGAACGAGAACCTGGCTAGAGAGAGGGTTTTCACTGATATCGGGAGCAAACACCACCTGAAGAGAAATTATATCAAAATCGAATCGGTTAACGTAGTAGCTGGTGAGTGA
- a CDS encoding translation initiation factor IF-6 codes for MAGTIDLAGDPNIGVFARVFEDIAIVHPAAPAAFTAALERELDVEIVKTSVQESSIIGSLVAGNSRGLVVSGLAIDEELAVLSDYRDIFLLEGSMNAAGNVILANDYVAAVHPGMPVDLVEEIGLFLSVPVIRLSLGSIKTVGMAGFATNRGILVHPRANDTEIASIERVVDLPVGLGSVNMGSGLVGTGLLANSKGYLAGSATTGIELGRIEEVLGFLE; via the coding sequence ATGGCCGGAACGATCGATCTTGCCGGGGATCCAAATATCGGCGTCTTCGCCCGCGTCTTTGAGGATATAGCGATAGTCCATCCCGCTGCGCCGGCGGCGTTCACAGCGGCGCTCGAGCGTGAGCTCGATGTTGAGATCGTGAAGACCTCTGTCCAGGAGAGCAGCATCATCGGTTCGCTTGTTGCTGGAAACAGCCGGGGACTGGTCGTCAGTGGCCTTGCCATCGACGAGGAACTCGCTGTCCTGAGCGACTACCGGGATATCTTCCTGCTCGAGGGCTCGATGAATGCGGCGGGCAACGTGATTCTCGCGAACGATTACGTTGCCGCTGTTCATCCCGGGATGCCGGTCGATCTTGTCGAGGAGATCGGGTTGTTCCTCTCCGTGCCGGTGATCCGGCTCTCACTGGGAAGCATCAAGACCGTCGGCATGGCCGGGTTCGCGACGAACAGGGGTATCCTTGTCCATCCGAGGGCCAACGATACAGAGATCGCGAGCATCGAGCGTGTGGTCGATCTCCCGGTCGGTCTCGGGTCGGTAAACATGGGAAGCGGCCTTGTGGGTACAGGGTTGCTCGCAAACAGCAAGGGCTATCTCGCTGGATCCGCCACGACAGGGATTGAGCTTGGTAGAATAGAGGAAGTTCTTGGGTTTCTGGAGTGA
- a CDS encoding 50S ribosomal protein L31e — MVEPLKEHVYVIPLRDAKRAPRWKRGKIAMKDIRAFLARHMKSEDVKLDQSINEKIWERGGEKTPGKIRVRAMKFEDGQVQAELAEE; from the coding sequence ATGGTAGAACCATTGAAGGAGCATGTCTATGTCATCCCCCTCCGCGACGCGAAGCGTGCACCGCGGTGGAAGCGGGGTAAAATCGCTATGAAGGATATCAGGGCGTTCCTGGCGCGGCACATGAAGAGTGAGGACGTCAAACTTGATCAGAGCATCAACGAGAAGATCTGGGAGCGGGGGGGCGAGAAGACGCCCGGAAAGATCCGCGTCCGCGCGATGAAGTTTGAGGACGGGCAGGTCCAGGCCGAGCTCGCCGAGGAGTGA
- a CDS encoding 50S ribosomal protein L39e, with amino-acid sequence MSKLTKGRKIRLAKACEQNRRVPAWVMIRTNRNVTSHPKRRNWRRSSLKV; translated from the coding sequence ATGAGTAAGTTGACAAAGGGCCGGAAGATCCGGCTGGCAAAGGCATGCGAGCAGAACCGTCGTGTGCCTGCATGGGTTATGATCAGAACCAACCGTAATGTTACGTCGCACCCGAAGCGGCGGAACTGGAGACGGAGCAGCCTGAAGGTGTAG
- a CDS encoding DUF7411 family protein produces MEAGLLFSGGKDSALAAIMLARDYGTELNTCVFDPDREVPQVHAAATLLGLPFRKRVLGRDLLDEAVDLLLACGYPNDAIDTVHRAAVEMLAGDYAVVADGTRRDDRVPGLDRSEIQRLEMTTGCSYVRPLLGYGKPEVERLAERFFLVVYGETGSIGNGDYEQEIRSAIRARGIDPAPFFPSHHLQSLVVGRRKT; encoded by the coding sequence ATGGAAGCGGGGTTGCTCTTCTCGGGAGGCAAAGACAGCGCGCTGGCGGCAATCATGCTTGCGCGCGACTACGGCACAGAACTGAATACCTGTGTCTTCGATCCTGACCGGGAGGTCCCGCAGGTGCATGCCGCCGCGACTCTCCTAGGTCTGCCTTTCCGTAAAAGGGTGCTCGGCCGCGATCTGCTTGATGAAGCTGTAGACCTTCTGCTGGCCTGCGGCTACCCGAATGATGCGATCGATACCGTCCATCGGGCGGCGGTAGAGATGCTGGCCGGAGACTACGCTGTGGTCGCAGATGGCACCCGCCGGGACGACCGCGTTCCAGGGCTCGACCGCTCTGAGATTCAGCGCCTGGAGATGACCACCGGCTGCTCGTATGTCAGACCGCTCCTTGGCTACGGTAAGCCTGAGGTGGAGCGTCTCGCAGAAAGGTTTTTTCTGGTAGTCTACGGGGAGACAGGCAGCATCGGGAACGGCGACTACGAGCAGGAGATCCGCAGCGCAATCCGTGCCCGCGGCATCGACCCGGCACCGTTCTTCCCCTCCCATCACCTCCAGTCTCTGGTTGTCGGCAGAAGAAAGACGTGA
- a CDS encoding DNA-binding protein, which produces MVDDELAELRRRRLEQMQRQAMEQQAMEEELARQQQMESQIRTVLMEILEPEARERLNTIKLTRPDFARGVEQQLVMLAQSGRIRQRISDEQLKTILVQLTPSKKDFRITRK; this is translated from the coding sequence ATGGTTGATGACGAACTCGCGGAACTCCGTCGCCGGCGACTGGAGCAGATGCAGCGGCAGGCGATGGAGCAGCAGGCCATGGAGGAGGAACTGGCACGACAACAGCAGATGGAGTCGCAGATTCGAACCGTTCTGATGGAGATCCTTGAGCCTGAAGCGAGGGAGAGGCTAAATACCATCAAGTTGACACGGCCGGATTTTGCAAGAGGTGTTGAACAGCAACTGGTTATGCTGGCCCAGAGCGGCCGGATCCGGCAACGGATCAGCGACGAACAGTTAAAAACCATACTGGTCCAGCTGACACCGTCAAAGAAAGATTTCAGGATAACGCGGAAATAG
- a CDS encoding 30S ribosomal protein S19e: protein MTTVYDIPADMFIRRVAEELKKNPEIQPPDWAAFVKTGVHKQMPPENDDWWYVRAAAILRRIYTDGPVGTQRMRSAYGGKRDRGSAPYQFRRGSGSIVRKIFQQLEATGYVARSSAGRTITPAGRSFLDNVAHSLKEEAAEVAPQLANY from the coding sequence ATGACAACTGTATATGATATCCCCGCCGATATGTTCATCAGGCGGGTGGCAGAAGAGCTCAAGAAGAACCCAGAGATCCAGCCCCCTGACTGGGCCGCATTCGTAAAGACGGGGGTACACAAGCAGATGCCGCCGGAGAACGATGACTGGTGGTATGTACGGGCGGCGGCGATTCTTCGTCGTATCTATACCGACGGACCGGTCGGGACGCAGAGGATGCGCTCTGCCTACGGCGGTAAACGCGACCGTGGGTCGGCCCCATACCAGTTCCGGCGGGGAAGCGGCTCGATTGTGCGAAAGATCTTTCAGCAGCTCGAGGCGACCGGTTACGTCGCCAGGTCAAGTGCAGGACGTACGATCACGCCGGCGGGCAGATCGTTCCTTGACAATGTTGCTCATAGCCTGAAGGAAGAGGCTGCTGAGGTTGCACCGCAACTTGCAAACTACTGA
- a CDS encoding YhbY family RNA-binding protein, producing MSRGSFQDLRPTVWIGKRGVTGVMIDEIQRQLKDRKVVKVRWLRNTEVDPVEVADVAGAILVEVRGRTLVLRERRVGRQD from the coding sequence ATGAGCAGGGGGTCGTTCCAGGACCTCAGGCCCACCGTCTGGATCGGGAAACGGGGTGTCACGGGCGTCATGATCGATGAGATCCAGAGACAGCTCAAAGACAGGAAGGTTGTCAAGGTGCGGTGGCTCCGCAACACCGAGGTCGATCCTGTGGAGGTGGCGGATGTTGCCGGTGCGATCCTGGTCGAGGTTCGCGGTCGGACACTTGTTCTCAGGGAGCGGCGGGTGGGTCGTCAGGATTGA
- a CDS encoding ribonuclease P protein component 4, with product MADTTRKSGSRRLARERIVILFERAAEFYPENPEWSNRCVELARRIGMRHRVRIEPPLKRRFCRRCNSYLVPGSNARVRIHRGRVVVTCLKCGHRSRYPIGRSRL from the coding sequence ATGGCAGACACGACACGAAAATCAGGCTCCCGCAGGCTTGCCCGGGAAAGGATCGTCATTCTCTTTGAGCGGGCCGCGGAGTTCTACCCGGAGAACCCCGAGTGGAGCAACCGGTGCGTGGAACTGGCCCGCAGGATCGGTATGCGTCACCGGGTGCGGATCGAACCGCCGCTGAAACGCCGGTTCTGCCGCCGGTGCAACTCATACCTGGTACCCGGGTCAAACGCCCGGGTCAGGATTCACCGGGGTCGGGTGGTTGTCACATGCCTTAAATGCGGACATCGGTCGCGATACCCGATCGGGAGGTCACGGCTATGA
- the purN gene encoding phosphoribosylglycinamide formyltransferase, which produces MEQVIPLRKKRIGFLASGRGSNFQAVIDAIAAGEIPGIGVGLITDNPRAYAIERARNAGIPVRVIDYAEFPSKAVYEEELLAAMRDFQADLFVLAGYMRILGQEIVREFSGRMMNIHPALLPAFPGLHAQRQAVDYGVKVAGCTVHLVDDGTDTGPIIIQRCVPVLQDDDETTLADRILAEEHSVLPLAVKLFCEDRLVLEGRRVRIRP; this is translated from the coding sequence ATGGAGCAAGTGATACCTCTTCGAAAGAAGCGCATCGGCTTTCTGGCCTCCGGCAGGGGATCGAACTTCCAGGCGGTGATCGACGCCATCGCTGCCGGCGAGATACCGGGAATTGGCGTCGGGCTCATCACCGACAACCCCCGTGCCTATGCGATCGAGCGAGCGAGAAATGCTGGTATACCGGTGCGGGTAATAGACTATGCAGAGTTCCCCTCAAAGGCTGTATATGAAGAAGAACTCCTGGCCGCTATGCGGGATTTCCAGGCCGACCTCTTCGTCCTCGCTGGCTACATGCGAATACTGGGGCAGGAGATCGTCCGCGAGTTCTCGGGCAGGATGATGAACATCCACCCGGCCCTTCTCCCGGCGTTTCCAGGCCTCCACGCCCAGAGGCAGGCGGTCGACTACGGGGTGAAGGTTGCGGGCTGCACCGTCCACCTGGTGGATGATGGAACGGATACCGGCCCAATCATCATCCAGCGATGCGTCCCTGTTCTCCAGGACGACGATGAGACCACGCTTGCCGACCGGATACTTGCTGAAGAGCACAGCGTCCTTCCTCTTGCAGTCAAACTCTTCTGCGAAGACCGCCTGGTTCTTGAGGGGCGGCGTGTCCGGATCCGGCCGTAG